The Candidatus Poribacteria bacterium genome includes a window with the following:
- a CDS encoding V-type ATP synthase subunit K, with protein sequence MGQLFTSGMMYAMIGAAAAVILSGIGSALGIRYTATASAGVMSEDPRNFGKYLVLVALPGTQGIYGFVAAFLVVSKLGAFTSGMTTAQGLQIMFACFPIAFAGLVSAIQQGRVCTAGVDLTAKQPDQSGKALVFGVFVEFYAVLGLIITIFLLNSINP encoded by the coding sequence ATGGGTCAACTGTTCACCTCGGGGATGATGTATGCGATGATAGGAGCGGCGGCCGCCGTTATCCTTTCGGGGATAGGCTCCGCGCTCGGTATCCGTTACACCGCCACGGCCAGCGCGGGCGTGATGAGCGAGGATCCGAGGAACTTCGGGAAATACCTCGTTCTGGTCGCACTGCCCGGCACTCAGGGGATATACGGTTTTGTGGCGGCATTCCTGGTCGTTTCAAAGCTCGGCGCTTTCACATCGGGAATGACCACAGCCCAGGGATTGCAGATAATGTTCGCCTGCTTTCCCATAGCGTTTGCAGGGTTGGTCTCGGCCATTCAACAGGGAAGGGTCTGCACGGCGGGCGTTGATCTGACGGCAAAACAGCCGGATCAATCCGGTAAGGCTCTGGTATTCGGCGTCTTCGTCGAGTTCTATGCCGTGCTGGGCCTGATCATCACGATCTTCCTCCTCAACAGCATCAACCCATGA
- a CDS encoding V-type ATP synthase subunit I: MAVCRMSKVQIIAHNSLRDEIVGYLHEKGVIHIMNLREETEEAEEIKPDPERSQQIRELTETLSRIQFAIDYLGQFEEKKGGLFSFSGGKLVFSPAQYAEIISPESLPRWREIADRCYELSGEVNRLEGQLSRINADRSNLQIWWNLDVPIESLRDTEKVAVRVGSIPSAAYQEMISELEGATPYHHLETVNLTGTEAYFVLTFLKEEEPIVNPILAKYGFTPASFPRDSGMVSEILSELNEEEKRIREREEEIASEAKGLSRHRSELMALYDHLSQNLQKLQVQESFLETRHVFMVEGWVREKDLEDFREDLIGRFKEIDIYAFDPAPDEEPPVAIENNRLVEPFQMVTNLYGMPRYREIDPTPLFAPFFAFFFGICLTDAGYGLTLILLSVLALKLFAKGRGARQLMGILLLSGVMTVVAGILTGGFFGFKMPEPFSKLMVVDPSTPEGQKKFLYISWGIGVVQVWVGFLIKFLLSLRDRKFKDAFRSDLPWVVMIPAAVMLLPGNLRKIGLTLFVICSVWIIALSDTESKSIVGKIGNGFFNWYGISGVFGDVLSYSRLFALGLATGIIAHVVNTIAKMISGVPGLGPVLMIGVLIGGHLFNIVINALGGFIHTARLQFVEYFTKFFEGGGEPFRPFARENRYVVVMDLENLR, translated from the coding sequence ATGGCTGTCTGTCGGATGAGCAAGGTTCAGATCATCGCCCACAATTCCCTAAGGGATGAGATCGTCGGTTATCTTCATGAAAAGGGCGTCATCCACATCATGAACCTCCGCGAGGAGACCGAAGAGGCGGAGGAGATAAAACCTGACCCCGAAAGATCTCAACAGATCAGGGAACTCACTGAAACGCTCTCCAGGATTCAGTTCGCCATAGATTACCTGGGGCAGTTTGAGGAGAAAAAGGGAGGTCTGTTCTCCTTTTCCGGAGGCAAGCTGGTCTTCTCCCCCGCCCAATACGCCGAGATCATCTCTCCCGAGAGTCTGCCGAGGTGGCGGGAGATAGCCGACAGATGTTATGAACTCTCCGGCGAGGTGAACAGGCTGGAGGGCCAGCTTTCCAGGATCAACGCCGATCGTTCCAATCTGCAGATATGGTGGAACCTCGATGTCCCGATAGAGTCCCTGCGCGATACCGAGAAGGTGGCCGTCAGGGTCGGATCGATACCATCAGCGGCATATCAGGAGATGATCTCAGAGCTGGAGGGGGCGACTCCGTATCATCACCTCGAAACTGTCAACCTCACCGGTACGGAGGCTTATTTCGTCCTCACCTTCCTCAAAGAGGAGGAGCCGATCGTAAACCCGATCCTGGCCAAATATGGGTTTACCCCGGCCTCTTTTCCCAGGGATTCAGGAATGGTGTCGGAGATTCTGTCGGAGCTGAATGAGGAAGAGAAACGCATAAGGGAGAGGGAGGAGGAGATCGCCTCTGAGGCGAAAGGGCTTTCGAGACATAGGTCCGAGCTGATGGCTCTCTATGACCATCTCAGCCAAAACCTCCAAAAGCTTCAGGTTCAGGAATCGTTCCTGGAAACGCGGCACGTCTTCATGGTGGAGGGATGGGTTAGGGAGAAGGATCTGGAGGATTTTCGCGAGGATCTGATCGGTAGATTCAAGGAGATCGATATCTACGCCTTTGATCCCGCACCGGATGAGGAGCCGCCCGTCGCCATCGAGAATAACAGGTTGGTGGAGCCGTTCCAGATGGTGACGAACCTGTATGGCATGCCGAGATACAGGGAGATCGATCCGACGCCGCTCTTCGCTCCGTTTTTCGCCTTCTTCTTCGGAATATGTCTGACCGACGCGGGATATGGACTGACGTTGATACTCCTATCCGTCCTGGCGTTAAAGCTCTTTGCCAAGGGCAGAGGCGCCAGACAATTGATGGGGATATTGCTCCTGTCGGGCGTGATGACGGTTGTGGCGGGAATATTGACGGGTGGATTCTTTGGATTTAAGATGCCGGAGCCGTTCTCAAAGCTGATGGTTGTCGATCCGTCAACGCCTGAAGGCCAGAAGAAATTCCTCTACATATCGTGGGGTATCGGTGTGGTTCAGGTGTGGGTTGGCTTCCTGATAAAATTTCTGCTTTCCCTGCGAGATCGAAAGTTTAAAGATGCTTTCAGATCCGATCTGCCCTGGGTAGTTATGATACCGGCGGCGGTGATGTTGCTGCCGGGCAATTTACGCAAGATAGGTCTGACACTATTTGTGATCTGCAGCGTCTGGATTATAGCCCTCTCGGACACTGAGAGCAAGAGCATAGTGGGTAAGATTGGAAACGGCTTTTTCAACTGGTATGGGATATCAGGGGTCTTCGGCGATGTGCTTTCTTATTCGCGTCTCTTCGCCTTGGGGTTAGCCACCGGGATAATCGCACATGTCGTCAACACCATAGCCAAGATGATCTCCGGCGTTCCGGGGCTCGGGCCGGTTCTGATGATCGGCGTTTTGATCGGTGGGCACCTCTTCAACATCGTGATAAACGCCTTGGGCGGCTTTATCCACACTGCAAGGCTTCAGTTTGTGGAGTATTTCACGAAATTCTTCGAGGGCGGAGGAGAGCCCTTCAGGCCTTTTGCCAGAGAGAACAGATATGTCGTCGTGATGGATCTGGAGAATCTCAGATAA
- a CDS encoding V-type ATP synthase subunit C codes for MRYLPELFSEDTRYAFAVGKIRVLETRLLSRAELQRMMEAPSAQEALSVLMDSPYEEFLSTLSSPLQFEEALNAELERTYRMIDKLSQNKGLTDIFRVRWDYHNLKVLLKAFYMGLEAEDVALVPLGLIELDLIKAAMGEEGRVDLLPDYLRETLSEAQTEYEESHDPQMIDVTVERRAFEDMLKRAEEYPNGFLAGYFRAAIDLLNIRNLVRLKFLEGSARLLEKVLVEGGLIPKSGYFRMLDENIAEIPSLLKGMPYSDVIGLGVQELVETGSLTTFEKLMDEYLIDYIRPAKYVAFGIEPLIAYLIAKEHEVKLIRIIMIGKINQLSMDLISERLREPYV; via the coding sequence ATGCGTTATCTGCCAGAACTGTTCAGCGAGGATACCAGATACGCTTTCGCCGTCGGAAAGATAAGGGTGCTGGAGACCAGACTCCTTTCAAGGGCGGAGCTGCAGAGGATGATGGAGGCTCCTTCCGCTCAGGAGGCCTTATCGGTGTTGATGGACTCACCATACGAGGAGTTCCTCTCAACCCTCAGTTCACCTCTCCAGTTCGAGGAAGCCCTCAACGCCGAGTTGGAGAGAACCTATCGGATGATAGATAAGCTGTCGCAGAATAAGGGATTGACCGATATATTCAGGGTGAGATGGGACTACCACAACCTCAAAGTACTGCTGAAGGCGTTTTACATGGGGTTGGAGGCAGAGGATGTTGCTCTGGTGCCGCTCGGACTGATCGAGCTCGATCTGATAAAGGCCGCCATGGGCGAAGAGGGTCGGGTAGATCTGCTCCCAGATTATCTAAGGGAGACCCTCTCTGAGGCCCAGACCGAATACGAGGAATCCCATGATCCGCAGATGATAGACGTGACAGTTGAAAGACGGGCGTTCGAGGATATGCTGAAAAGGGCTGAGGAATATCCCAACGGATTCCTGGCCGGATACTTCAGGGCGGCGATAGACCTTTTGAATATTCGAAACCTGGTCAGACTCAAATTCCTGGAAGGCAGCGCCAGATTGCTTGAGAAGGTGTTGGTCGAAGGCGGACTGATACCTAAATCCGGATACTTCCGAATGCTTGATGAGAACATCGCCGAGATACCATCCCTTCTAAAAGGGATGCCCTATTCCGACGTGATCGGGCTAGGAGTGCAGGAACTGGTGGAGACGGGATCGCTCACGACCTTTGAAAAGCTGATGGATGAATACCTCATAGACTACATCAGACCGGCTAAATATGTGGCTTTCGGGATTGAACCGCTGATCGCATACCTGATCGCCAAGGAACACGAGGTGAAGCTGATACGGATAATCATGATCGGCAAGATAAATCAGCTTTCCATGGATCTGATAAGCGAAAGGTTGAGGGAGCCCTATGTCTGA
- a CDS encoding V-type ATP synthase subunit F (produces ATP from ADP in the presence of a proton gradient across the membrane; the F subunit is part of the catalytic core of the ATP synthase complex) gives MSEIAMIGDRDSIMGFKALGVAIYPVETVQQAMRAISEAVQQQYRIVFITEQVMPDRSEVEMLLGSRPYPVITPIPSNRGSLGLGMRRLRDLIIRAAGADILGEEE, from the coding sequence ATGTCTGAGATAGCGATGATCGGCGACAGGGATTCCATAATGGGATTTAAAGCACTGGGCGTTGCTATCTATCCGGTCGAAACCGTCCAGCAGGCCATGCGGGCAATAAGTGAAGCCGTCCAGCAACAATACAGGATCGTTTTCATAACTGAACAGGTTATGCCCGATCGATCCGAAGTGGAGATGCTGTTGGGTTCCAGGCCTTATCCCGTCATCACACCTATCCCAAGCAACAGGGGTTCCCTCGGCTTGGGAATGAGAAGGTTAAGGGATTTGATCATAAGAGCCGCAGGGGCTGATATCTTAGGGGAAGAGGAATGA
- a CDS encoding V-type ATP synthase subunit E, producing MALEDILRKIEEDARREADKILSEARARAEEILHSAEQEAERIRENLLEEARREAQTHKSRLISMAQLDMRKEILQEKQNLIDQVFQIALERLLRMEDEEYRELIREMLKQVVEHGDEEIILCERDKSRISQGFIQTLNKELESEGKPGKLTIAEETGDFSGGFILRRGKIELNNSFDALLQAAKDEMRSELSQILFGE from the coding sequence ATGGCGCTTGAAGACATTCTGAGGAAAATCGAAGAGGATGCTAGAAGAGAGGCCGATAAAATCCTCTCCGAGGCAAGGGCGAGGGCCGAGGAGATCCTCCATAGCGCCGAACAAGAGGCAGAACGGATCAGGGAAAACCTCCTGGAGGAAGCTCGTCGTGAAGCTCAAACCCATAAGTCGCGGCTCATCTCGATGGCACAACTTGATATGCGCAAGGAGATCCTCCAGGAGAAACAGAATCTGATAGATCAGGTCTTTCAGATAGCCTTAGAGAGGCTGCTCAGGATGGAAGATGAGGAGTATAGAGAGCTGATCCGGGAGATGTTGAAACAAGTTGTCGAGCACGGAGACGAGGAGATCATCCTCTGTGAAAGGGATAAATCCCGAATCAGTCAGGGGTTTATACAGACCTTGAATAAGGAGCTCGAGTCGGAAGGGAAGCCCGGCAAGCTCACCATAGCCGAGGAGACGGGCGATTTCTCCGGCGGTTTCATCCTCCGCCGGGGCAAGATCGAACTCAATAACAGCTTTGACGCCCTGCTCCAGGCGGCTAAAGATGAAATGAGATCCGAACTCAGCCAGATCCTTTTCGGTGAGTGA